One genomic segment of Arcobacter porcinus includes these proteins:
- a CDS encoding restriction endonuclease subunit S: MSKNMNVPKLRFKEFDGEWEEKKLKTISVKIGSGSTPRGGEQVYKTSGIPFIRSQNVNHNKLIFNDVTYIDEKIHNSMRNSTVKANDILLNITGASIGRSCVVPKDFKEGNVNQHVCIIRLKDNYEPFFLQSFLSSFNGQKLIYQGQTGSGREGINFQSIGAFKLNLPSKQEQKKIASFLTSVDTKIEQLTRKEELLLQYKKGVMQKIFNQEIRFKADDGSEFEDWKEKKLGDIGEFKTSSVDKKTIQDEELVYLVNYMNVYNHENINNQTVKNYMRVSAKENQILTSDLKKGDILFTPSSETPDDIGHSVVIFEDLENTVYSYHLMRFRPKVKLDILYSHYFCNIPEVLKQITKVSTGSTRFTISVGGFSKIVINLPCLEEQTKIANFLSSIDSKIEQVQKQLNSTKEFKKALLQQMFI, from the coding sequence ATGAGTAAAAATATGAATGTACCTAAGTTGAGATTTAAAGAGTTTGATGGGGAGTGGGAAGAAAAGAAGTTAAAAACAATATCTGTTAAAATAGGAAGTGGTAGTACTCCAAGAGGGGGAGAACAGGTTTATAAAACTTCAGGTATTCCTTTTATTAGAAGCCAAAATGTGAATCATAATAAACTAATTTTCAATGATGTAACTTATATTGATGAAAAAATACATAATAGTATGAGAAATAGTACGGTTAAAGCTAATGATATACTATTGAATATTACGGGAGCTTCAATAGGTAGAAGTTGTGTGGTGCCTAAAGATTTTAAAGAAGGAAATGTTAATCAACACGTATGTATTATAAGATTAAAAGATAATTATGAACCATTTTTTTTACAATCATTTTTATCATCATTTAATGGACAAAAACTTATTTATCAAGGTCAAACAGGAAGTGGAAGAGAAGGTATTAATTTTCAATCTATTGGAGCTTTTAAACTAAATCTTCCATCAAAACAAGAACAAAAAAAGATAGCTTCATTTCTTACTTCAGTTGACACAAAAATAGAACAGCTGACACGTAAAGAAGAACTTTTACTGCAATACAAAAAAGGTGTAATGCAAAAAATCTTTAATCAAGAGATTAGATTTAAAGCTGATGATGGTAGTGAGTTTGAGGATTGGAAAGAGAAGAAGTTAGGAGATATTGGAGAGTTCAAAACAAGTAGTGTTGATAAAAAAACTATTCAAGATGAAGAGTTAGTTTATTTAGTAAACTATATGAATGTTTATAATCACGAAAATATTAATAATCAAACTGTTAAAAATTATATGAGAGTATCAGCTAAGGAAAACCAAATATTAACAAGTGATTTGAAAAAAGGTGATATTCTTTTCACTCCATCTTCTGAAACTCCTGATGATATTGGTCATTCAGTAGTTATATTTGAAGATTTAGAGAATACTGTTTATAGTTATCATTTAATGAGATTTAGACCAAAAGTAAAACTAGATATTTTATATTCTCATTATTTTTGCAATATTCCTGAAGTATTAAAGCAGATAACAAAAGTATCAACTGGAAGTACTAGATTCACTATTTCTGTGGGAGGATTTTCTAAAATAGTAATTAATCTCCCTTGCCTAGAAGAACAAACAAAAATAGCCAACTTCCTATCTTCAATAGACTCTAAAATAGAACAAGTTCAAAAACAACTAAACTCTACAAAAGAGTTCAAAAAAGCACTATTACAACAGATGTTTATTTAG
- a CDS encoding type I restriction-modification system subunit M — translation MGEENKKALEQQLWNIANELRGKMDADEFRDYILGFIFYKYLSEKIENFTNELLKVDGITFTSLDLNNPEHNKILNSLKDDCVQQLGYFLKPNELFSAMAKKGNSDNNNFILDDLTQVLRHIESSTMGTESEDDFEHLFEDLDLTSTKLGRTEEAKNKLIAKVLYHLDNINFELKNHDRDVLGDAYEYLIGQFAAGAGKKAGEFYTPQEVSKILAKLVTVGKTRLKSVYDATCGSGSLLLRVAKEVEDVSNFYGQELNRTTYNLARMNMIMHDVHYRKFDIKQEDTLEHPQHLEHRFEAIVANPPFSANWSANPLHLNDDRFSQYGKLAPSSKADFAFIQHMIYHLDDNGTMAIVLPHGVLFRGAAEGHIRQYLIEDRNYLDAVIGLPSNIFYGTSIPTCILVFKKCREHSDNILFIDASNDYEKSKNQNYLTNENIEKIIDTYANRKEIEKYSHLASLDEIKENDYNLNIPRYVDTFEEEETIDLDKVSSELKALEIEMKTTDETIAKFCDELGIAKPF, via the coding sequence ATGGGTGAAGAAAATAAAAAAGCACTTGAGCAACAATTATGGAATATTGCAAATGAACTTAGAGGTAAGATGGATGCCGATGAGTTTAGAGATTATATTCTAGGTTTTATCTTTTACAAATATCTATCTGAAAAAATTGAAAACTTTACAAATGAACTTTTAAAAGTAGATGGTATTACATTTACAAGCCTTGATTTAAATAATCCTGAACATAATAAAATATTAAATAGTTTAAAAGATGATTGTGTACAACAACTTGGATACTTTTTAAAACCAAATGAACTATTTTCAGCTATGGCAAAAAAAGGAAATAGTGATAACAATAACTTTATCCTTGATGATTTAACACAAGTACTAAGACACATTGAATCATCAACTATGGGAACAGAGAGTGAAGATGATTTTGAACATTTATTTGAAGATTTAGATTTAACTAGCACAAAACTTGGTCGTACTGAAGAAGCAAAAAATAAACTAATAGCAAAAGTTCTATATCATCTTGATAATATTAACTTTGAACTAAAAAATCATGATAGAGATGTTTTAGGTGATGCATATGAGTATCTAATAGGGCAATTTGCAGCAGGTGCTGGTAAAAAAGCAGGTGAATTTTATACTCCTCAAGAAGTATCAAAAATATTAGCAAAACTTGTAACTGTTGGAAAAACTAGATTAAAATCTGTATATGATGCAACATGTGGTTCTGGTTCACTACTTCTTCGTGTAGCAAAAGAAGTTGAAGATGTGTCAAACTTCTATGGGCAAGAGTTAAATAGAACTACATATAACTTAGCTCGAATGAATATGATTATGCATGATGTTCATTACAGAAAATTTGATATAAAACAAGAAGATACTCTTGAACATCCTCAACATTTAGAACATAGATTTGAAGCAATAGTTGCTAATCCTCCATTTTCTGCAAACTGGAGTGCAAATCCACTTCACTTAAATGATGATAGATTTAGTCAATATGGAAAATTAGCACCTAGCTCAAAAGCTGATTTTGCATTTATTCAACATATGATTTATCATCTTGATGATAATGGAACTATGGCTATTGTTTTACCTCATGGTGTTTTATTTAGAGGAGCAGCTGAAGGTCATATTAGACAATATTTAATTGAAGATAGAAACTATTTAGATGCAGTTATAGGATTACCTTCAAATATCTTCTATGGTACTTCAATACCTACATGTATTTTAGTATTTAAAAAGTGTAGAGAACATAGTGATAATATACTCTTTATTGATGCATCAAATGATTACGAAAAATCAAAAAATCAAAACTATCTAACAAATGAAAATATTGAAAAAATTATTGATACTTATGCAAATAGAAAAGAGATAGAAAAATACTCTCATTTAGCTTCTTTAGATGAAATAAAAGAGAATGACTACAATCTAAATATCCCAAGATATGTAGATACATTTGAAGAGGAAGAAACTATTGATTTAGACAAAGTTTCTAGTGAGTTAAAAGCTTTAGAAATAGAGATGAAAACAACTGATGAAACAATAGCTAAGTTCTGCGATGAACTTGGAATTGCTAAACCATTTTAA
- a CDS encoding IS4 family transposase produces MQIESKIIGIINDKLKNPIYETLRLLNMKTILTKSNFSKKEGVAVHMVVLHFVYMLVMNKKISTFMDQSNDSFKKDVYYRLLANAHYNWRKLLSLSSLKILSLLHKVQDAKLVRVLILYDTVEDKVGKNIEGSCDNLWSNKAKRKIRGVNVVSLNYSDGYSNFMLDFAIAMNNYARVKIEEFTNIIDHRTNAHKRRLESLKGKSQIAIEMIKRAVASGIYADYLLVDSWYSKPVFIETMNELGLQVISRMVNNDRIWNFTGEKKTLDGIYNKFKKLKTIKMGQYGKKIKFEYFGVIVEHKKAGKLKIVFIKTKENLIPIVSTNLDLSDEEIIDIYKRRWDIEQGYKELREHFGFGKEENRIYEALIARITLSFFTYNVVSYINRISNEPKTIGGLFKDLECELHTLAIAMQAFLAILDEIAKIEEVVNRNEDFTAIIDLLRDVTGKLLGFRCES; encoded by the coding sequence ATGCAGATAGAATCTAAGATAATCGGTATCATAAACGACAAACTAAAGAATCCAATTTATGAAACATTGCGACTATTAAATATGAAAACGATTTTAACAAAGAGCAATTTTTCTAAAAAAGAGGGAGTTGCTGTTCATATGGTTGTATTACACTTTGTATATATGCTAGTTATGAATAAAAAAATATCAACTTTTATGGATCAGAGTAATGATAGCTTTAAAAAAGATGTCTATTACAGACTACTTGCTAATGCTCACTACAACTGGAGAAAACTATTATCACTTAGTTCTTTAAAGATTTTATCACTGCTTCATAAAGTACAAGATGCAAAGCTAGTAAGAGTTCTTATACTTTATGATACTGTTGAAGATAAAGTTGGTAAAAATATAGAGGGAAGTTGTGACAACCTTTGGAGCAATAAAGCAAAGAGAAAAATCAGAGGTGTAAATGTTGTATCACTAAACTATAGTGATGGTTATTCAAATTTTATGTTGGACTTTGCAATTGCTATGAATAATTATGCAAGGGTAAAGATAGAAGAGTTTACAAATATTATTGATCATCGAACCAATGCACATAAGCGAAGATTGGAAAGCTTAAAAGGGAAATCACAAATTGCTATAGAGATGATTAAAAGAGCAGTAGCTAGTGGTATATATGCAGATTATCTGCTTGTGGATAGTTGGTATTCTAAACCTGTGTTTATAGAAACAATGAATGAGCTAGGATTGCAAGTTATTTCAAGAATGGTAAACAATGATAGAATCTGGAACTTCACAGGGGAGAAAAAAACTCTTGATGGTATCTATAACAAGTTTAAAAAGCTTAAAACTATTAAGATGGGTCAATATGGCAAAAAGATAAAGTTTGAATACTTCGGGGTCATAGTTGAACATAAAAAAGCAGGAAAATTAAAAATTGTTTTTATAAAAACCAAAGAGAATCTCATCCCTATTGTATCTACAAACTTAGACTTGAGTGATGAAGAAATTATCGATATTTACAAACGACGATGGGATATAGAACAAGGGTATAAAGAACTTCGTGAACACTTTGGGTTTGGTAAAGAAGAAAATCGAATTTATGAAGCACTTATTGCTCGCATAACACTCTCATTTTTTACATACAATGTTGTTAGCTATATAAATCGTATCAGTAATGAACCAAAAACTATTGGTGGATTGTTTAAAGATCTAGAATGTGAACTTCACACCTTGGCAATTGCTATGCAAGCATTTTTAGCTATTTTAGATGAGATTGCAAAAATTGAAGAAGTTGTCAATAGAAATGAGGATTTTACAGCAATAATCGATCTATTAAGAGATGTGACTGGAAAACTACTTGGTTTTAGGTGCGAAAGTTAA
- a CDS encoding aminoglycoside adenylyltransferase family protein — MYSILNLNEIEQQQVQKVQTFISQCLLDNLLAVYLYGSAVEDGLQPYSDIDFLVVIKQPLSFNDRAFLMKGLLEISAYPLSSKIYRALEVTIVIYSEIIPWNFPPKRELQFGEWLRDEMIAGQYGKSEYDIDLVILLSKVRNKGVALIGESAQNLLPIIPIEDLFRTFEETLQIWQEPKDLIGDERNIILTLARILFSRESGQIIGKSQAAQWLLPQLSGTNAEILQLAHNEYLGLEIVDWSNKLAEVEEFVKLAKRIFNSY; from the coding sequence ATACTTAATTTAAATGAAATTGAGCAGCAACAAGTACAAAAAGTGCAGACATTTATTTCTCAATGTTTGTTAGATAATTTATTAGCTGTATATTTATATGGTTCAGCAGTAGAAGATGGATTACAACCTTACAGTGATATAGACTTTTTGGTAGTAATTAAACAACCCTTGTCGTTTAATGATCGTGCATTTCTAATGAAAGGATTATTAGAAATATCTGCTTATCCCTTGAGTTCTAAAATATATAGGGCACTTGAGGTAACGATAGTTATTTATTCAGAAATAATTCCATGGAATTTTCCTCCTAAACGTGAATTACAATTTGGAGAATGGTTACGTGATGAAATGATCGCAGGGCAATATGGGAAGAGTGAATATGATATTGATCTTGTGATTTTATTATCAAAAGTTAGAAATAAAGGCGTTGCCTTAATAGGAGAATCAGCACAAAACCTATTGCCAATTATTCCGATAGAAGATTTATTCAGAACATTTGAAGAAACCTTACAGATATGGCAAGAACCAAAAGATTTAATTGGCGATGAACGAAATATCATTTTGACATTAGCACGTATATTATTCAGCCGAGAAAGTGGTCAAATTATTGGTAAAAGCCAAGCTGCACAATGGTTATTGCCCCAATTATCAGGCACGAATGCAGAAATCTTACAATTAGCACATAATGAATATCTTGGCTTAGAAATTGTTGACTGGTCAAATAAACTTGCAGAAGTTGAAGAATTTGTTAAATTAGCCAAGAGGATATTTAATAGTTATTAA